The Pygocentrus nattereri isolate fPygNat1 chromosome 17, fPygNat1.pri, whole genome shotgun sequence genome window below encodes:
- the brca2 gene encoding breast cancer type 2 susceptibility protein isoform X2: protein MIEDFFHQIETELGPLSSDWFEELTVKAYKDGHCPVAVERESSHTEGGMFRAPMGTPGLDSQMSSTPRIFRHRGPRSPDSILGRSPDSGMQTPLSALQWTDSSPGLFGSAKDRSFLCFCSPQFTKAYGSLKKNDCFGLLDTPKSSLAQDASAKRISESLGAQLNPDLSWSSSFNTPSAMSPTVILTRKEAQPSPVSFLKDKEVIIVRKLFPSLSKDTDTTSESASTAQHNDGNAKGQRPDESFDSVDALWRQTVPDAIKDGNVRNTVESVLDGADDVLSIFFSNTGSALRRVKTKERTKKRGNGVSKEVKSAELSTECCIDNPLAAKLDPDMSPSEYCAASDSKSPLKNKDFSHWSPLSLSDVQDSKAKQECFSELPNEHTNLVSVNSDSEQLVLRDIITQPDQLSSCTVEKQKSCPDSYPERSQPRNSLSPSPALNFSRKARKFVYRVQSPCSLSLGSKRATQGALTEKHYEDPSDADESKQTKDDTCTADSGAFLVRSGLSTVKQVNPATLNMDHGLDMTQLCKAFAEDFSQEVNLEKSPNRSTGIDHNVLITSPCMSQTVEISEVQLKAETEKQCDDHQGFHSNQQEKSAFAKETVNLTNMLSLESMTSENLKHDSGCCVTLSDFSGATTSCNGAGLDHHGFKTANNKIIFTPPEAVMKAKAILDMVEECMTVKVSSPRTDLPKVSHDPVVTSSATAAWPSVSHGQGIGNGEETADFTQNASSEIVADHIPNSFLLRTNDSGFRTASNRSITVSAIHLEKAKDIFKQLEEENSDLCPSNSGKLEVQNVNNARLSKFDFRNNHTNHSNVEGNCFLTASQKADVTELCSMLEDADSQYEFTQFRQAKLCSKFLDSAQHEKEWDPAILSGIDFDDSFNCDIERQASRKHHAKMDKPNQHTAVQSIYESKSFNVPQETSNANLSLTDGSLGPDGKEAAKALKVETKTSEDKSFCIGFKTAKGKSVNISEKYLSKARSLFADLEDCEAHFSTKCDHMKVALEKNEKQLSDHHATEPSPVTCSNEPFGHKKKAELEPESEGNGCKGNTSLVTEETQICSTENLENAQGNKDQKPDVLQFNMVNFGFSTAGGKQLKVSEKSLLNAKKLLNEVANCEEAANKCEAPASLKAQPKTKAVDSSRISLHNSNLLIDALHDSKISDKHLTKGGEQSSKNSTEIRWKMSGNPTPQSIQSNGFKMANGKVVSVSASAIERSKTFFKDIDSSVDTPDETKSKEVNAKLDLKVERSQPVFVSGFKMASGKGVSFSETALMKSKAFFEDCDLDCSDHSQGKGEKSSVMNNCGFKAVKGNMVHSPGLDSLSKNAASLKEEPAFLNKYVEKESTKTSAEILQCTSGFSTASGKMVSVSAEALHRAKSVFDDPNDASPCKKTMEISEEKSVSKTETAVPGRSWGFSTASGRIVTISDKALEKAKNLLTGCEVEGLAPNGGLLNSTKTSSVDPKQITYFNTASDKTVVVPEKAMKEAKAVFAGGEDVSPGLQEIESPLTSQKGQQKSPHSSALSTKNKAMLVNAGSSKGNQKGGNPTPDNFRAGNVGFSTASGKGVSVSKSALQVAFEMFRDCDVQPVTHENLQCMKTECQYSKSSEKCPPEVQELDQIGQTRAATPSLSSQEIHSDASPLTRHSLDINGCTVTQQKYFEQEAMACTKALLEDDLNERSLLETLEDTDSRKSPAVSLKRSLEAAIVEGKWMSDVGLTGQPPLKRRLISEFGQISDRASICAPVKSSPNGTLKDRRVHLKPSITHPSRNFMDQKISSSDLQTASSLSSGQKRGSDPKAVMFVPPFRKNNKSEVEKTCIPRDIAKVPSVFVPPVKKDSVVSVHHVRSSQKSSTDSESPSISSSGCEKKMANPEVKSHTVVKNVVEDMKKEKEVEEDMTLEDLSVQTHQEKVTETWQQSLELARDMQDMRIRKKKRQSIRPLPGSFYLAKTSGVARISLREAVEYKCPLQHTQEQLYQYGVHCNVSQITSENAESFRFSFDDFFKRKAFIENTGVQLADGGWLIPDNRGTMGKEEFYRALCDTPGVDPKLISEAWVFNHYRWIVWKRACMERAFPEVMGSRCLTPEQVLLQLKLRYDTEVDCSQRSALKKIMERDDTPAKTLVLCMCGIAKSGHSEARTEKSVAATDAKSESPAVVIWLTDGWYSIKALLDPPLSAMVQKGRLRIGGKVMIHGAELVGSHDACPPLEAPDSLMLKISANSTRRAHWDSKLGFHKDPRPFRLPLSSLYPNGGVVGCVDIIVLRSYPTQWMEKKSGVFVFRNDRAEDREARRHSSAKQKTMELLFSKIQAQFEREEEDKKKNRRRRRFRCHEIENLQDGEDLYEAMESDPAYVEAHLSAGQMEVVSSYRRSVAEQRQAELQDRLRKAVQEAEEAEGGCPNRDVTPVWKLSITDFNNSNCIYTLNIWRPSVELRSLLREGCRYKAYHLAASMAKKRSGTTSIQFTATKKTRFQDIEVCPEWLSTHFPARQLASFRDLQNPGFSSPCGEVDVVGYVISILDRQAPSPVLYLVDDKFDFVSVRSFSSLVQLALEDLVKPFALLAVSNLQLRELSGPVPRLYAGEQALFSINSKETHLQEAVAHLKTFVQSYENFFSVAEEKLSNLIPPGNLKSVQSPRTLGVPSMPKPNSKMNITPQQSRVFSPFTPVTKRAPASTAQTTEAKDPKSLKRKRGIDYLSRVPSPPPLSPLSIVTSPSVKKTFNPPRRSGPPQLACPDPALTRRSASPAVEEQWVKDEELAMINTQTLVD from the exons ATGATTGAAGACTTTTTTCATCAAATTGAAACAG AGCTTGGCCCGCTTAGCTCAGATTGGTTTGAGGAGCTGACCGTGAAAGCGTATAAAGATGGACACTGCCCTGTTGCTGTGGAGAGAGAGTCGTCACATACAGAAGGTGGTATGTTCAGAGCACCAATGGGAACACCGGGCTTGGACAGTCAGATGTCTTCAACGCCCAGAATATTTAGGCACAGAGGACCACGGTCTCCTGACTCAATTCTTGGACGTTCTCCGGACTCAG GTATGCAGACCCCATTGTCAGCGTTGCAATGGACAGACTCAAGCCCAGGCCTGTTTGGCTCAGCAAAAGACAg atcTTTTCTTTGCTTCTGTAGCCCGCAGTTTACAAAAGCCTATGGATCACTAAAGAAAAATGACTGCTTTG GCCTGCTTGACACACCAAAAAGTTCACTG GCTCAAGATGCATCAGCAAAACGCATCTCGGAGAGTCTTGGAGCTCAGTTAAATCCTGATTTGTCTTGGAGCAGCTCCTTCAACACACCATCAGCTATGAGCCCTACAGTTATTTTGA CAAGAAAAGAAGCCCAGCCTTCACCAGTAAGTTTCCTTAAAGACAAAGAAGTCATT ATTGTACGGAAGTTATTTCCATCACTCTCAAAAGACACAGATACAACATCCGAAAGTGCATCCACTGCGCAACACAACG ATGGAAATGCTAAGGGACAAAGGCCAGATGAATCATTTGACAGCGTGGATGCTCTCTGGAGGCAAACAGTACCAGATGCAATAAAGGATGGCAATGTCCGCAACACGGTGGAGAGTGTTCTCGACGGTGCAGATGATGTCCTGTCGATTTTCTTCAGCAATACTGGCTCAGCTCTGCGACGGgttaaaactaaagaaagaacaaagaaaagagGGAATGGTGTTTCTAAGGAGGTGAAATCTGCTGAGCTTTCAACAGAATGCTGTATTGATAATCCTTTAGCAGCAAAGTTGGATCCTGATATGAGCCCATCGGAATACTGTGCTGCTTCTGATTCAAAAAGTCCCCTAAAAAACAAAGACTTCTCACATTGGAGTCCTCTGAGTTTGTCTGATGTGCAGGACTCGAAAGCAAAGCAAGAGTGCTTTTCTGAACTGCCAAATGAGCACACTAATCTTGTATCAGTTAACAGTGATTCAGAACAGCTTGTTCTTAGAGACATTATCACACAACCTGACCAGCTTTCTTCCTGCACTGTTGAGAAACAGAAGAGTTGTCCTGATTCATATCCAGAGAGATCACAGCCGAGAAACTCTTTGTCACCATCTCCTGCACTGAACTTCTCCAGAAAAGCCAGGAAGTTTGTATATCGAGTGCAAAGTCCATGTTCCTTAAGTTTAGGAAGTAAACGTGCTACACAAG gtgCTTTGACTGAAAAACACTATGAGGACCCCTCTGATGCTGATGAGTCTAAACAGACAAAAGATGACACGTGCACAGCAGACTCTGGAGCGTTTTTGGTGCGATCAGGTTTAAGTACTGTTAAGCAGGTTAATCCAGCAACCCTAAACATGGACCATGGCCTTGATATGACACAGCTTTGCAAAGCATTTGCAGAAGATTTCTCTCAGGAAGTGAATTTGGAAAAGTCACCAAACAGAAGTACAGGGATTGACCACAATGTTCTCATTACGTCACCTTGCATGTCTCAGACTGTGGAAATAAGTGAAGTCCAACTAAAAGCAGAAACTGAGAAACAGTGTGATGACCACCAGGGCTTTCACAGCAATCAACAGGAAAAATCAGCTTTTGCAAAAGAAACAGTCAACTTAACAAATATGCTAAGTTTAGAGAGCATGACCTCTGAAAATCTGAAGCATGACAGTGGCTGTTGTGTCACCTTATCTGATTTCAGCGGAGCAACTACATCGTGTAATGGTGCTGGACTTGACCATCATGGTTTTAAAACCGCCAATAATAAGATAATATTCACCCCACctgaagctgtaatgaaggccaAAGCAATATTAGATATGGTGGAAGAATGTATGACTGTTAAAGTCAGTTCACCCAGAACTGACCTGCCAAAAGTATCACACGACCCAGTTGTAACAAGCTCTGCAACAGCTGCATGGCCTTCAGTAAGCCATGGGCAAGGTATCGGGAATGGAGAAGAAACTGCAGATTTTACACAAAATGCCAGTTCAGAGATAGTCGCAGATCATATTCCGAACTCTTTCCTTTTACGAACAAATGATTCTGGTTTCAGAACGGCTTCTAACAGAAGTATTACTGTATCAGCTATTCATCTTGAGAAAGCTAAAGACATTTTCAAGCAGTTGGAGGAAGAAAACTCTGATTTATGTCCATCAAATTCTGGAAAGTTGGAAGTCCAAAACGTTAACAATGCCAGACTTTCTAAATTTGACTTCAGAAACAACCATACTAACCACAGCAATGTTGAGGGGAACTGTTTTTTGACAGCATCTCAAAAAGCTGATGTAACGGAATTGTGCAGCATGTTGGAAGATGCAGACAGTCAGTATGAATTTACTCAGTTTAGACAAGCAAAGCTGTGTTCAAAATTTCTGGATAGTGCTCAGCATGAGAAAGAATGGGATCCTGCTATACTTTCCGGTATTGACTTTGATGATAGTTTTAATTGTGATATTGAGAGACAAGCGTCCAGGAAGCATCATGCAAAGATGGATAAGCCTAATCAGCACACTGCAGTTCAAAGTATATATGAGAGCAAGTCATTCAATGTTCCTCAGGAAACATCAAATGCAAACCTTTCTTTGACTGATGGCAGTTTGGGCCCAGACGGTAAAGAAGCAGCAAAGGCTTTAAAGGTAGAGACGAAGACAAGTGAAGATAAATCATTTTGTATTGGCTTTAAAACAGCTAAAGGAAAGTCTGTAAACATCTCTGAGAAATATCTCAGCAAGGCAAGGAGCCTCTTTGCAGATTTGGAAGATTGTGAAGCACACTTTAGTACTAAGTGTGACCACATGAAAGTTGCgcttgaaaaaaatgaaaaacagttaaGTGACCATCATGCGACTGAGCCCTCACCCGTAACTTGCAGCAATGAGCCATTTGGCCATAAGAAAAAAGCTGAGCTTGAACCAGAGTCAGAAGGAAATGGGTGTAAAGGAAATACAAGCTTGGTCACAGAAGAAACTCAGATATGCAGTACAGAAAATCTGGAAAATGCTCAAGGCAATAAAGATCAAAAACCAGATGTACTTCAATTTAACATGGTGAATTTTGGGTTTAGTACTGCTGGAGGGAAGCAACTGAAGGTGTCAGAAAAATCTCTTCTGAATGCAAAGAAACTTTTAAATGAGGTTGCAAACTGTGAAGAAGCTGCTAATAAGTGTGAAGCTCCTGCCTCTTTAAAAGCCCAGCCAAAAACTAAAGCTGTTGACTCAAGTAGGATTTCACTACATAATTCTAATTTGTTGATCGATGCACTTCATGATTCAAAGATATCGGACAAACATTTAACAAAAGGTGGAGAACAAAGCTCTAAAAATAGCACAGAAATAAGATGGAAAATGAGTGGAAATCCCACTCCGCAGTCCATACAGAGTAATGGGTTTAAAATGGCCAATGGCAAAGTAGTGTCGGTTTCAGCAAGTGCTATTGAGAGGTCAAAAACCTTTTTCAAAGACATTGATAGTAGTGTGGATACCCCAGACGAAACAAAATCAAAGGAAGTGAATGCAAAATTGGATCTTAAAGTAGAAAGAAGCCAGCCCGTATTTGTCAGTGGGTTCAAGATGGCAAGTGGGAAAGGAGTCAGCTTTTCAGAAACAGCACTTATGAAATCAAAGGCTTTCTTCGAAGACTGTGATCTTGATTGCTCAGATCATTCTCAAGGCAAAGGAGAAAAGTCAAGTGTGATGAATAACTGTGGCTTCAAGGCAGTCAAGGGAAACATGGTACATTCGCCTGGATTAGACAGTCTGAGCAAAAATGCTGCGAGTTTAAAGGAAGAACCCGCTTTCTTAAATAAATATGTCGAGAAGGAATCCACTAAAACCTCAGCAGAGATCCTTCAGTGCACATCTGGATTCAGTACAGCAAGTGGTAAAATGGTATCTGTTTCAGCAGAAGCACTTCATAGAGCTAAATCGGTGTTTGACGATCCAAATGATGCCTCACCTTGTAAAAAGACAATGGAAATTTCAGAAGAGAAGAGTGTTTCCAAAACAGAGACCGCTGTTCCAGGAAGAAGCTGGGGCTTTAGCACAGCAAGTGGTCGGATTGTCACCATATCTGACAAGGCACTGGAAAAAGCAAAGAATCTATTGACTGGTTGTGAAGTGGAAGGTTTAGCGCCAAATGGAGGCCTTTTGAATTCTACAAAGACATCTTCTGTAGACCCTAAGCAAATCACATACTTTAACACTGCCAGTGATAAAACTGTGGTTGTGCCAGAAAAGGCAATGAAAGAAGCTAAAGCTGTGTTTGCAGGTGGTGAAGACGTTTCACCTGGTTTACAAGAGATTGAGAGTCCCTTAACTTCACAAAAAGGGCAACAGAAAAGCCCTCACAGCAGTGCTTTGAGTACTAAGAATAAGGCCATGTTAGTCAATGCTGGGAGTTCTAAAGGAAACCAAAAGGGTGGAAACCCAACACCTGATAACTTTAGGGCTGGAAATGTTGGTTTCAGCACAGCCAGTGGAAAAGGTGTGTCTGTGTCAAAATCAGCCCTTCAAGTAGCTTTTGAAATGTTCAGAGATTGTGATGTACAGCCAGTTACTCATGAAAACCTTCAATGTATGAAGACTGAATGTCagtattcaaaaagcagtgagAAGTGTCCACCAGAGGTGCAAGAGCTTGATCAAATTGGGCAGACCAGAGCTGCTACTCCATCTCTTTCATCACAAGAAATACACAGCGATGCTTCACCGTTGACTCGTCATTCCTTAGACATTAATGGGTGCACTGTTACTCAGCAGAAGTATTTTGAGCAGGAAGCTATGGCTTGCACTAAAGCCTTGTTAGAGGATGATCTCAATGAGCGCAGTCTTTTAGAAACTTTGGAGGACACTGACAGTAGGAAAAGTCCTGCTGTCTCACTGAAGAGATCCCTTGAGGCAGCCATAGTGGAAGGAAAATGGATGTCTGATGTTGGTTTGACAG GTCAACCTCCTTTGAAAAGAAGACTTATTTCAGAGTTTGGCCAGATTTCAGATCGTGCAAGTATCTGCGCTCCTGTGAAAAGCAGTCCAAATG GAACACTAAAAGACAGAAGAGTTCATTTAAAGCCCAGTATCACTCATCCATCCAG GAATTTCATGGACCAAAAAATTAGCAGCTCAGAtctgcagactgcttcttcACTTTCATCTGGCCAAAAACGAGGATCAGATCCCAAGGCAGTGATGTTTGTACCCCCATTTCGGAAGAATAATAAATCAGAGGTAGAAAAAACCTGCATTCCCAGAGATATTGCCAAAGTGCCCAGTGTGTTTGTTCCACCAGTTAAAAAGGACTCCGTGGTGAGTGTTCATCATGTAAGGAGTTCACAAAAAAGTTCTACTGACTCAGAATCCCCATCCATCTCAAGCTCTGGTTGTGAGAAAAAGATGGCTAATCCAGAGGTAAAGTCCCACACTGTTGTGAAAAATGTTGTTGAAGacatgaagaaagagaaagaagtcGAGGAAGACATGACGTTGGAAGATCTGTCCGTTCAAACCCATCAAGAAAAAG TAACTGAGACCTGGCAGCAGTCCTTGGAGTTAGCACGAGATATGCAGGATATGAGAATCAGAAAGAAGAAGCGTCAGAGCATTCGCCCTCTGCCTGGCAGCTTTTACCTGGCTAAGACATCTGGCGTGGCGAGAATATCCCTGAGAGAGGCTGTTGAATACAAGTGCCCATTGCAACACACTCAGGAACAg CTGTATCAGTATGGTGTACACTGCAACGTCTCCCAGATCAcatctgaaaatgcagagtcGTTCAGGTTCAGCTTTGATGATTTCTTCAAACGCAAGGCATTCATAGAGAACACTGGTGTCCAGCTGGCTGATGGTGGCTGGTTGATCCCAGATAACAGAGGAACTATGGGCAAGGAGGAGTTCTACAG AGCATTGTGTGACACTCCAGGTGTTGACCCCAAACTGATAAGTGAGGCCTGGGTCTTCAACCACTATCGATGGATTGTGTGGAAACGGGCCTGCATGGAGAGAGCCTTCCCAGAAGTAATGGGCAGTCGCTGTCTCACTCCAGAGCAAGTACTTCTGCAGCTGAAACTCAG atATGACACTGAAGTGGACTGCAGTCAGAGATCAGCTCTGAAGAAGATCATGGAAAGGGACGACACCCCAGCCAAGACGTTAGTGCTGTGCATGTGTGGTATTGCCAAATCTGGCCACAGTGAAGCGAGGACAGAGAAATCGGTGGCCGCCACTGATGCCAAGTCTGAGTCACCTGCTGTGGTCATATGGCTTACTGATGGCTGGTATTCCATTAAAGCACTGCTGGACCCTCCACTCTCTGCCATGGTGCAAAAGGGTCGTCTCAGAATTGGAGGGAAAGTTATGATCCATGGGGCAGAGCTCGTTGGCTCTCATGATGCTTGTCCTCCTCTAGAGGCCCCTGATTCACTCATGCTTAAG ATTTCGGCGAACAGCACAAGGCGAGCTCATTGGGATAGCAAGCTGGGCTTCCATAAAGACCCTCGACCCTTCAGGCTCCCACTGTCTTCACTGTACCCGAACGGGGGAGTGGTGGGCTGTGTGGACATCATTGTATTGAGGAGCTATCCCACTCAG tgGATGGAGAAGAAGTCTGGAGTCTTTGTGTTTCGTAATGATCGAGCTGAAGACAGAGAGGCCAGACGCCACAGCAGCGCCAAGCAGAAGACCATGGAGCTTCTGTTCTCCAAGATACAAGCccagtttgagagagaggaggaag ataagaaaaaaaacagaagaaggagaaggttTCGTTGCCATGAGATTGAGAACCTGCAGGATGGGGAGGACCTTTATGAAGCAATGGAGAGTGACCCAGCTTATGTGGAG GCCCACCTGAGTGCGGGCCAGATGGAGGTTGTGAGCAGTTACAGGCGTAGTGTGGCTGAGCAGAGGCAGGCTGAGCTGCAGGATCGTTTGCGCAAGGCTGTGCAGGAGGCTGAGGAGGCTGAGGGTGGCTGTCCCAACAGAGATGTCACACCTGTCTGGAAACTCTCCATCACTGACTTTAATAACAGCAACTGCA TTTATACACTGAATATTTGGCGGCCCTCTGTGGAGTTGCGCTCCTTACTGAGAGAGGGCTGCAGGTACAAGGCTTATCATCTGGCTGCATCTATGGCAAAGAAAAGATCCGGCACAACCAGCATCCAATTCACCGCCACAAAGAAAACGCGGTTTCAGGACATAGAG GTTTGTCCAGAATGGTTAAGTACACATTTTCCTGCGAGGCAATTAGCAAGCTTCAGGGACCTTCAGAACCCTGGATTCAGCTCTCCGTGTGGAGAGGTTGATGTTGTAGGATATGTCATCTCTATCTTGGATAGACAAG CTCCCTCTCCAGTATTGTATTTGGTGGATGACAAGTTTGACTTTGTCTCTGTGAGGAGCTTCAGTAGTCTGGTTCAGCTAGCTCTGGAGGATCTGGTGAAACCGTTTGCTTTACTGGCTGTAAGCAACTTGCAACTGCGGGAGCTCTCTGGGCCTGTTCCCAGACTTTATGCTGGAGAACAAGCACTGTTCTCTATAAACTCAAAAGAGACCCACTTGCAGGAAGCTGTGGCTCACCTGAAGACCTTTGTACAG AGTTATGAGAATTTCTTCAGTGTTGCTGAGGAGAAGCTCTCAAATCTGATTCCACCAGGCAACTTGAAGTCTGTACAGTCCCCAAGAACTCTAGGTGTGCCATCCATGCCAAAGCCTAACAGCAAAATGAAt ATAACACCACAGCAGTCAAGAGTTTTCTCCCCTTTTACACCAGTGACTAAGAGAGCCCCTGCATCCACTGCTCAAACCACTGAGGCCAAAGACCCCAAAAGTTTGAAGAGAAAGCGAGGTATAGACTACCTGTCCCGTGTTCCCTCTCCACCACCCCTCAGTCCTCTGAGCATTGTCACCTCTCCCAGTGTTAAGAAGACATTTAATCCTCCCAGGAGGTCAGGGCCCCCACAGCTGGCCTGTCCAGATCCAGCCCTGACCCGCCGGTCTGCTTCCCCAGCTGTGGAGGAGCAGTGGGTGAAAGATGAGGAACTGGCCATGATAAATACTCAAACACTAGTAGACTAA